Proteins encoded within one genomic window of Sphingomonas sp. NBWT7:
- a CDS encoding methyltransferase domain-containing protein — MLQAPRFFGDIGITPGARVLDVGCGNGDLSRFVAGLAGPGGEVVVIDRSEQALAIAQAVDANLGVAHIQYRAVDLSGDLPDLGRFDAIIGRRVLMYLPDDAKTLGLLATMANPSAVLAFQEHARTALPVGPGDLALHRQLYDWNWSTVAAEGGDVGLALRLAELMQ, encoded by the coding sequence ATGCTCCAAGCGCCCCGCTTCTTCGGCGACATCGGCATCACTCCCGGCGCGCGGGTGCTCGATGTCGGTTGCGGCAACGGTGACCTCAGTCGGTTTGTGGCTGGGCTTGCCGGGCCAGGCGGCGAAGTCGTGGTGATTGATCGGAGCGAACAGGCGCTGGCGATAGCGCAAGCGGTCGACGCAAACTTGGGTGTGGCGCACATCCAGTACCGGGCGGTCGATCTTTCAGGTGACTTGCCTGATCTGGGCCGGTTTGACGCGATCATCGGCCGTCGCGTTCTGATGTACCTACCCGATGACGCCAAGACACTAGGGCTGCTAGCGACGATGGCTAATCCTAGTGCCGTCTTGGCATTTCAGGAACATGCTCGCACCGCCCTTCCCGTAGGACCCGGGGACCTCGCGTTGCACCGCCAGCTTTATGACTGGAACTGGAGCACGGTTGCAGCGGAAGGAGGGGATGTGGGGTTGGCGCTCCGTCTCGCCGAACTGATGCAGTAG
- a CDS encoding TonB-dependent receptor yields MASKTWVVLASTASMLSATAALAQDAAPTAPATPAPSGQSPDTALGDIIVTAQRRSENLQNVPISITAANADALATARVENISNIQAISPSISFRVTNIASSSANVIIRGLGTTGNSRSFEGSVGVFIDGVYRSRAASALQNFLDIDNLQVLRGPQGTLFGKNTTAGALLLTSTMPNPTEVSGLVDLSYSNYETVLARAAVGVPVTESLTFRIAGLASKRDGFFTDATSGRPLNNDSSEALKAQLRFEPSSALSIRLIGDYSNSEGNCCYATADFINGPTQPLVDALTIGNGKVVPSRRLKDFSASLSNSNQQRIQDYGGTALITIGVGEGDIRSVSAIRKFTVRQRDADADFSGASILSLDEDFSSRFISQELTYNGKIEALNADLVLGGFFSDEKLEMGRDLAWGTQAQPYWNTLLAARGVPAGTAAAVPGRVATEIMGGRAKSYAAFGHLDFAIGSKFNVIAGLRYSIEKKQGDFRYSFYDPRPNAIFKLLGVSPGPAYDADTTNKALSGTFGLQYRPIDDVMLYATYNRGFKAGGVNIDSNAGGTIVNNAAVFNALPAAIRGGFFPGVTAQAPLDPTYEPETVNAYELGAKVEYLDGRARTNVSLFYYDISNVQIAQFVGLQFTVLNANAAKDYGLEFENLFQLTPAITLGLDGTWLPHASYEDDGRIDPVLSGSRFRFAPKFQGNATINLDQPITDEMNLTARVQYQYSGRQLINTASLTERGAVNMINANLGVKLKSGLSVEGWAQNLTNEIYPSQSFNTPLQTGDQNAYLAPPRTYGIRLRAQF; encoded by the coding sequence ATGGCGTCGAAGACCTGGGTCGTCCTTGCATCCACCGCATCGATGTTGAGTGCGACCGCCGCCCTCGCGCAGGATGCGGCGCCTACCGCACCCGCCACGCCAGCCCCGTCCGGGCAGTCGCCTGATACGGCGCTCGGCGACATCATTGTCACGGCGCAACGCCGCAGCGAGAACCTCCAGAACGTCCCGATCTCCATCACGGCTGCGAACGCGGATGCGCTGGCGACCGCGCGCGTCGAGAACATTTCGAACATTCAGGCGATCAGCCCGAGCATCAGCTTTCGCGTGACCAACATCGCGTCGTCCTCTGCCAACGTCATCATCCGGGGGCTGGGCACGACGGGCAACAGCCGGAGTTTCGAAGGCTCTGTTGGCGTCTTCATCGACGGCGTTTATCGCAGTCGCGCTGCCTCGGCGTTGCAGAACTTCCTCGACATCGACAATCTGCAGGTGCTGCGCGGCCCACAGGGTACGTTGTTCGGCAAGAACACGACCGCGGGCGCGCTGCTGCTGACCTCAACGATGCCCAATCCTACCGAGGTCTCCGGCCTGGTCGATCTCAGCTACTCCAATTATGAAACCGTGCTTGCGCGTGCCGCAGTCGGCGTGCCGGTGACTGAATCTCTGACCTTCCGTATCGCCGGGTTGGCATCGAAGCGCGATGGTTTCTTCACTGATGCCACGAGTGGTCGCCCGCTCAACAACGATTCGAGCGAGGCGTTGAAAGCACAGCTGCGCTTCGAGCCGAGCAGTGCGCTTTCGATCCGACTGATCGGCGACTATTCCAACAGCGAGGGCAATTGCTGCTACGCCACCGCCGACTTCATCAACGGCCCGACGCAGCCGCTGGTGGACGCGCTGACGATCGGCAACGGCAAGGTCGTGCCGTCGCGCCGGCTGAAGGATTTCAGCGCATCGCTGAGCAACTCCAACCAGCAGCGCATTCAGGATTACGGCGGCACCGCGCTGATAACGATCGGGGTGGGCGAGGGCGACATTCGCTCGGTCTCCGCGATCCGCAAGTTCACCGTGCGGCAGCGTGATGCCGACGCCGATTTCTCTGGCGCGAGCATCCTGAGCCTCGACGAGGATTTCTCGAGCCGCTTCATCTCGCAGGAACTGACGTACAATGGCAAGATCGAGGCGCTGAACGCCGATCTGGTGCTCGGCGGCTTCTTCTCCGACGAAAAGCTGGAAATGGGTCGCGACCTTGCCTGGGGAACGCAGGCGCAGCCTTATTGGAACACGCTACTCGCCGCGCGCGGCGTTCCGGCGGGGACTGCTGCGGCAGTTCCGGGGCGCGTCGCGACCGAAATCATGGGTGGTCGTGCGAAATCCTATGCGGCTTTCGGTCACCTGGATTTCGCGATCGGCAGCAAGTTCAACGTCATTGCCGGCCTGCGCTACTCGATCGAGAAGAAGCAGGGCGACTTCCGCTACAGCTTCTACGATCCGCGCCCCAATGCGATCTTCAAGCTGCTCGGCGTATCGCCCGGGCCGGCCTATGACGCCGACACCACGAACAAGGCGCTGAGCGGCACGTTCGGTCTGCAATATCGGCCGATCGACGACGTGATGCTGTATGCGACGTACAACCGCGGCTTCAAGGCGGGCGGCGTCAACATCGACTCCAATGCCGGGGGTACGATCGTCAACAATGCGGCGGTCTTCAACGCGCTGCCCGCGGCGATCCGTGGCGGATTCTTCCCGGGAGTCACGGCGCAGGCGCCGCTCGATCCCACCTACGAGCCCGAAACGGTCAACGCGTACGAGCTTGGTGCGAAGGTCGAGTATCTCGACGGCCGCGCCCGCACGAACGTCTCGTTGTTCTACTACGATATCTCGAACGTGCAGATCGCGCAGTTCGTCGGGCTTCAGTTCACCGTGCTCAACGCCAATGCGGCGAAGGACTATGGCCTCGAGTTCGAGAATCTGTTCCAGCTGACCCCCGCGATCACGCTCGGTCTCGACGGCACCTGGCTGCCGCACGCGAGCTACGAGGATGACGGACGGATCGATCCGGTGCTGTCGGGCTCGCGGTTCCGTTTCGCGCCGAAATTCCAGGGAAATGCGACGATCAACCTCGACCAGCCGATCACGGATGAGATGAACCTGACGGCGCGCGTGCAATACCAGTACAGCGGACGACAGCTTATAAACACCGCTTCGCTCACCGAGCGCGGCGCGGTAAACATGATCAACGCCAACCTTGGCGTTAAGCTGAAGTCGGGGCTGAGCGTCGAGGGTTGGGCGCAAAACCTGACCAACGAAATCTATCCGTCGCAGTCATTCAACACGCCGCTGCAGACCGGCGACCAGAACGCCTATCTTGCGCCGCCTCGGACCTACGGCATTCGGCTACGCGCTCAGTTCTAA
- a CDS encoding TetR/AcrR family transcriptional regulator, with product MAGVAEANLDQRQRRTRAALHAALERLMKRMPYSDIGVSLLAQEARVGRPTFYRHFADVNALLIDRLGDDLAQQRALARRLAAERRDARAAVQEITAHAFDRIVARPDLYRTLLDGSAGANASTLFRQQMIELTAILPYPTTDARRRHPALTIAMLSGAVSGFLLAWIEAGMTPRPQKAAELLIALVLPVEER from the coding sequence ATGGCAGGCGTAGCGGAAGCGAACCTCGATCAACGGCAGCGTCGCACCCGCGCCGCCCTGCACGCTGCCCTCGAACGCCTGATGAAACGCATGCCTTATTCCGACATTGGGGTAAGCCTGTTGGCGCAGGAGGCGCGCGTCGGCCGACCGACATTCTACCGCCATTTCGCCGACGTGAATGCCCTATTGATCGATCGGCTCGGAGACGATCTTGCGCAGCAACGAGCACTGGCGCGACGGCTTGCCGCGGAACGCCGGGATGCTCGTGCCGCCGTGCAGGAGATCACCGCTCATGCCTTCGACCGCATCGTGGCGCGTCCGGACCTCTACCGGACACTGCTCGATGGTTCGGCTGGTGCCAATGCCAGTACGTTGTTTCGCCAGCAGATGATCGAACTCACGGCGATTTTGCCATATCCGACGACGGACGCGCGGCGACGCCACCCGGCGCTTACCATTGCGATGTTGTCAGGCGCGGTCAGCGGCTTTCTGTTGGCCTGGATCGAAGCCGGGATGACCCCGCGGCCGCAAAAGGCTGCCGAATTGCTCATCGCACTGGTGTTGCCAGTGGAGGAACGTTAG